A single window of uncultured Pseudodesulfovibrio sp. DNA harbors:
- a CDS encoding FUSC family protein encodes MSYIKRIIASSHIRHGIKVGVASVLAYVVSGLVGVPYAYWAVITTVIVMQVHVADSIHMCLYRFTGTAIGAGMGILLILIFPATPMYTLMGIFVGTGVCAYLTRYNVRFRMAAITVAIVYLTSLTDEHRILFTLSRVAEIGVGVACAFLVSVVLWPRRAGAALRERLEHQYGQLAVRYTLLMNNFLSLQQKTDPDLFDDFAGTTEKNKEMFHKVFSMERRFFRDDVNLLSTQVSVFRSVLERLQAMLTLLNQVEGVGFDIILAPELTELTRSTTTALRAIGMGVPHDTKRLEDAVSNIEIRFIELRRQGVTSRFGAQRLFQVLGFISSAQHLGEYVIKVIKEHEAGENKEITS; translated from the coding sequence ATGTCCTACATCAAAAGAATTATTGCAAGTAGTCACATCCGGCATGGTATCAAGGTCGGCGTGGCGAGCGTGCTCGCATATGTCGTATCCGGTCTTGTGGGGGTGCCATATGCTTACTGGGCTGTGATTACCACGGTTATTGTCATGCAGGTCCATGTGGCGGACTCCATTCACATGTGCCTGTACCGCTTTACCGGAACCGCCATTGGTGCGGGGATGGGCATTTTGCTTATTCTCATTTTCCCGGCAACGCCTATGTATACCTTGATGGGTATCTTTGTCGGTACCGGGGTGTGTGCCTACCTTACGCGATATAATGTCCGTTTTCGAATGGCGGCCATTACTGTGGCCATCGTATATCTGACGAGTCTTACAGACGAACATCGTATTCTGTTTACCCTATCCAGAGTGGCAGAGATCGGCGTTGGCGTAGCCTGTGCCTTTCTTGTTTCCGTGGTCTTATGGCCTAGAAGGGCCGGGGCCGCATTGCGTGAGCGGCTGGAACATCAATACGGGCAATTGGCAGTCCGGTATACGTTGCTCATGAATAATTTTCTTTCTCTGCAACAAAAGACTGATCCTGATTTGTTTGATGATTTTGCGGGCACGACCGAGAAGAATAAGGAGATGTTCCACAAGGTCTTTTCCATGGAACGGCGATTTTTCAGGGATGACGTCAACCTACTTTCGACACAGGTCAGTGTTTTTCGTTCTGTGCTGGAACGGTTGCAGGCCATGCTCACCTTGTTGAACCAGGTGGAAGGCGTGGGCTTTGATATCATCCTTGCCCCGGAACTGACAGAATTGACGCGATCCACGACGACCGCATTACGTGCCATCGGGATGGGGGTTCCTCATGATACGAAACGTTTGGAAGATGCCGTGAGCAATATCGAAATACGGTTTATTGAATTGCGTCGTCAGGGCGTGACCAGTCGTTTCGGTGCACAACGTCTCTTTCAGGTGCTTGGTTTTATCAGTTCAGCCCAACACCTCGGTGAATATGTGATCAAGGTTATCAAGGAACATGAGGCTGGTGAAAATAAGGAAATTACGTCCTGA
- a CDS encoding LysE family transporter codes for MLELITVTIFMLLAAMAPGADFALVVRNSLLYSRRSACFTAIGVGAGQSIHTIYSVLGLTVLISKSLLLFTIVKYVGAAYLCYLGIRSLMAGGGPHATEIKPAEKDISAFAAFKQGLICNTLNPKAPLIYIAFYSAVLPPDISQLGKILYGLEFIFIVGGWFVFLACIITHPTVKKVLGRVQRVLTKALGGMMLYFGIRLAFIEQ; via the coding sequence ATGCTCGAACTCATTACCGTCACCATCTTCATGCTTCTCGCTGCCATGGCACCGGGTGCCGACTTCGCACTGGTAGTCCGCAACTCGCTGCTTTATTCCCGCCGTTCAGCCTGCTTCACCGCTATTGGAGTTGGAGCCGGGCAGTCCATCCACACGATATACAGTGTTCTTGGGCTGACGGTACTCATATCCAAATCCCTGTTGCTCTTCACCATCGTCAAATATGTTGGGGCCGCTTATCTTTGTTATCTTGGAATCCGCAGTCTCATGGCCGGAGGTGGCCCACACGCGACAGAAATCAAACCAGCCGAAAAGGATATTTCCGCCTTTGCGGCCTTCAAACAGGGACTCATCTGCAACACTCTAAACCCCAAGGCACCGCTCATTTATATCGCATTTTACAGCGCGGTTCTGCCACCAGACATTTCTCAACTTGGCAAGATTCTCTACGGCCTCGAATTCATATTTATCGTTGGAGGGTGGTTCGTCTTTCTGGCCTGCATCATCACTCATCCTACAGTGAAAAAGGTGCTCGGACGTGTGCAGCGGGTACTGACCAAGGCCCTTGGCGGCATGATGCTCTACTTTGGTATTCGACTGGCTTTCATCGAACAATAA
- a CDS encoding sigma-54 dependent transcriptional regulator: MTNAIGILIVDDEKDFATGLARLLGRQYPDEHIMAVLSGPEAIAALENDAFGLMLTDLNMPSMDGVELLRRAREMHPDMSVVMLTAYGTVETAVDALKIGAYDFLTKPVEPKDLFQVVERGLERSRLIGENARLQELLAKQIGPNEFVGDSLAIRRLKDGVAAVAESEYTVLIRGESGTGKELVARTIHQLSGRSRKPLLTVNCPAIPDQLLESELFGHVKGAFTGADRDRKGIFVSADGGTLLLDEIGDISPGIQTKLLRALQEGEIRPVGSSKTVPVDVRILASTNQPLEEKIKDGSFREDLYYRLNVLNLNVPALRDRSDDIAILARHFLTISCEEMKVNPKTMAPDAVAYLTTKSWPGNVRELQNFIRRLAVFSSSESLELVHLRLVEGLDGLPGEESQGLTPYKDAKEKVVDDFTRTYVEELLFGTRGNVSKAARQSGLSRVALQKILKRLDVDAGSFK, translated from the coding sequence ATGACAAACGCCATAGGTATACTCATCGTTGATGATGAAAAGGATTTTGCCACAGGACTCGCACGTTTGTTGGGGCGCCAGTATCCTGATGAACACATTATGGCTGTGCTTTCCGGGCCGGAGGCTATTGCTGCATTGGAAAACGATGCCTTTGGCTTGATGTTGACCGATCTGAACATGCCGAGCATGGATGGGGTTGAATTGCTTCGTCGAGCCAGAGAAATGCACCCTGATATGAGTGTGGTCATGCTGACAGCCTATGGGACTGTGGAAACCGCAGTGGATGCATTAAAAATCGGGGCTTACGATTTTCTGACAAAACCGGTGGAGCCCAAAGACCTGTTTCAGGTTGTAGAGCGAGGACTTGAACGCAGTCGTCTTATCGGGGAGAACGCACGCCTTCAGGAGTTGCTTGCCAAGCAGATCGGTCCCAATGAATTTGTGGGTGACAGCCTAGCCATACGTCGACTTAAGGACGGCGTGGCAGCCGTGGCCGAGTCTGAATATACTGTTTTGATTCGAGGAGAATCCGGGACTGGCAAAGAGTTGGTGGCCAGAACCATCCATCAGTTAAGCGGACGGAGCCGGAAGCCGTTGCTGACGGTTAACTGTCCGGCCATTCCCGATCAATTGCTGGAAAGTGAATTGTTTGGTCACGTTAAGGGGGCGTTTACCGGTGCAGATCGGGATCGCAAGGGGATTTTTGTTTCAGCGGACGGCGGTACGCTGCTTCTCGATGAAATCGGTGACATTTCTCCGGGAATCCAGACCAAGTTACTGCGAGCGTTGCAGGAAGGAGAAATTCGTCCTGTCGGTTCCAGCAAGACTGTTCCGGTGGATGTGCGTATCCTGGCTTCCACCAACCAACCCCTTGAGGAGAAGATCAAGGACGGTAGTTTTCGGGAAGACCTGTATTATCGTCTCAATGTTTTGAACCTGAATGTGCCGGCTCTGCGGGACCGCAGTGATGATATTGCTATTCTCGCCCGTCATTTTTTGACTATTTCCTGCGAGGAAATGAAGGTCAATCCAAAGACCATGGCACCAGACGCCGTGGCCTATTTGACTACAAAAAGTTGGCCCGGAAATGTACGTGAATTGCAGAATTTCATTCGTCGTCTGGCGGTGTTTTCTTCCAGTGAGTCTTTGGAATTGGTCCATCTTCGTCTCGTGGAGGGGCTTGATGGGCTTCCCGGCGAAGAATCGCAGGGCTTAACGCCATACAAGGATGCCAAGGAAAAAGTTGTGGACGATTTTACCCGTACCTATGTCGAAGAATTGCTCTTTGGTACACGTGGTAATGTTTCAAAAGCAGCACGTCAAAGCGGTCTGTCCAGAGTCGCTTTGCAAAAAATTCTTAAGCGGTTGGATGTGGATGCCGGGAGTTTTAAGTAG
- a CDS encoding XdhC family aldehyde oxidoreductase maturation factor yields the protein MQNVFASIMEALGKGQSVVRVSVMKSNGSTPRSAGAVMAVFEDGSTAGTIGGGSVENASHMAAKKMQPGTSTVREFDLTNADAANLGMVCGGNMTVLLDSLLPDAKNIALIKKMLTHWQAGEHRLLVTSLSTSGTVTNREIFPLGGTFPDTVRTPMTTETPDSIQFVEPIHIPETVHFIGAGHVANATAKLAAFVGFRVVVVDDREEFANAVRYPEASEIRVEKSLTKCLPESLDKSDFIVIMTRGHMHDRDVLAQALRTKAGYIGMIGSKKKKAAVYKSLLKSGYTQTALDAVHCPIGLTIDADTPEEIAISIMGELIQSRKQS from the coding sequence ATGCAGAACGTCTTTGCATCCATCATGGAGGCCTTGGGAAAAGGCCAATCCGTTGTCAGGGTTTCTGTCATGAAAAGCAACGGGTCTACTCCGCGCTCTGCCGGGGCGGTTATGGCTGTCTTCGAAGATGGTTCCACCGCCGGCACCATTGGCGGTGGGTCTGTTGAAAATGCAAGCCACATGGCCGCAAAAAAAATGCAGCCCGGAACTTCAACTGTTCGTGAATTCGATCTCACCAACGCAGACGCCGCCAACCTCGGCATGGTCTGCGGCGGCAACATGACCGTCCTGTTGGACTCCCTGCTGCCTGATGCCAAGAATATTGCGCTCATCAAAAAGATGCTCACCCATTGGCAAGCAGGCGAACATCGTCTGCTCGTGACCTCGTTGTCCACATCAGGCACAGTGACTAATCGTGAAATCTTCCCCTTGGGCGGGACTTTTCCCGATACAGTTCGCACACCGATGACCACGGAAACACCTGACTCAATCCAGTTCGTGGAGCCAATTCACATCCCGGAAACAGTCCATTTCATCGGCGCAGGCCACGTGGCCAATGCCACAGCAAAACTGGCTGCTTTTGTCGGTTTTCGAGTTGTAGTGGTGGATGACCGTGAAGAATTCGCCAATGCCGTTCGATATCCCGAGGCCAGTGAAATTCGAGTCGAAAAGTCCCTGACAAAGTGCCTGCCGGAATCATTGGACAAAAGTGATTTTATCGTCATCATGACACGCGGTCATATGCATGATCGCGATGTTCTGGCCCAAGCCTTGAGAACAAAAGCGGGCTATATCGGCATGATTGGCAGCAAAAAGAAAAAAGCGGCAGTGTATAAATCACTTCTCAAAAGCGGATACACGCAAACCGCTCTCGACGCGGTTCACTGCCCTATCGGTTTGACCATCGACGCAGACACACCGGAAGAAATAGCCATCAGCATCATGGGCGAACTCATTCAAAGCAGAAAACAAAGCTAA